Proteins from one Leptidea sinapis chromosome 44, ilLepSina1.1, whole genome shotgun sequence genomic window:
- the LOC126977267 gene encoding octopamine receptor beta-1R-like, which produces MRFDIVLNENFTLDFRELSTSMYLTDGFINRSLEINVSTNDFVYTNQFKDEPIFVVIAILKCVIMLFIITAAIFGNLLVIVSVMRHRKLRVITNYFVVSLALADMLVAIWAMCFNFSVEITNGEWLFGYFMCDVWNSLDVYFSSASILHLCCISVDRYYAIVQPLDYPLIMTTGRLGVMLAVVWSCPALVSFLPIFMGWYSTVEHLDFRKKHPKVCSFTVNKIYAVISSSVSFWIPGVIMLFMYYRIYVEADRQERMLYR; this is translated from the coding sequence ATGAGATTTGATATCGTATTGAACGAAAACTTTACTTTGGACTTCCGAGAGCTATCCACATCAATGTATCTAACAGACGGGTTCATAAACCGATCACTCGAAATCAACGTGTCAACAAATGATTTTGTGTATACAAATCAGTTCAAAGATGAGCCTATTTTCGTAGTTATTGCAATCCTAAAGTGTGTTATTATGCTTTTTATCATAACAGCGGCAATATTTGGCAATCTTCTTGTAATTGTGTCAGTAATGAGGCATAGAAAGCTGCGAGTAATAACGAACTATTTTGTCGTTTCCCTCGCTTTGGCGGATATGCTTGTAGCTATATGGGCCATGTGTTTTAACTTCAGCGTTGAAATAACAAATGGCGAATGGCTCTTTGGATACTTCATGTGTGATGTTTGGAACTCTTTGGATGTATACTTCTCTTCGGCGTCCATTTTGCATCTATGCTGTATCAGCGTGGACAGATATTACGCAATAGTTCAACCATTGGATTACCCATTGATTATGACAACTGGTCGACTTGGAGTAATGCTGGCTGTTGTCTGGTCCTGCCCAGCACTGGTGTCCTTCCTGCCAATATTTATGGGCTGGTATTCCACTGTGGAGCATTTGGATTTCCGGAAGAAGCATCCAAAAGTGTGCAGTTTTACTGTGAATAAAATCTATGCAGTGATTTCGAGTAGTGTAAGCTTTTGGATTCCTGGAGTGATAATGCTGTTTATGTACTACAGGATATATGTGGAAGCGGACAGACAGGAGAGAATGTTATACAGGTAa